The Coregonus clupeaformis isolate EN_2021a chromosome 18, ASM2061545v1, whole genome shotgun sequence genome has a segment encoding these proteins:
- the LOC121530759 gene encoding C-X-C motif chemokine 11-1-like, with amino-acid sequence MQAKLSSIHNFHNLTELSIQTLEETEEAVSMINTMTSTVLISFLACLILVNVEGQVGHSKARCLCLNGMVNRVKPLLIEKLEVYASSHSCQHMEIIVTLKNGKGKKCLNPEAPIVKKTIEKWMKNQRSVQ; translated from the exons ATGCAAGCCAAGCTCTCCTCCATTCACAACTTCCATAACTTGACTGAGCTGTCCATCCAGACTCTTGAAGAAACTGAAGAAGCAGTATCCATGATCAACACAATGACATCAACGGTCCTCATCAGCTTCCTGGCCTGTCTGATCCTGGTTAATGTTGAAG GCCAGGTGGGTCATTCTAAAGCTCGGTGCCTGTGTCTAAATGGAATGGTGAACCGTGTTAAACCTCTTCTCATTGAGAAGCTTGAAGTGTACGCCTCCAGCCACTCCTGCCAGCACATGGAGATCAT TGTCACTCTGAAGAACGGAAAAGGGAAAAAGTGTCTGAATCCAGAGGCCCCGATTGTCAAGAAAACCATTGAGAAATGGATGAAAAACCAAAG GAGTGTGCAGTAA